The following are encoded together in the Glycine soja cultivar W05 chromosome 5, ASM419377v2, whole genome shotgun sequence genome:
- the LOC114412705 gene encoding transcription factor bHLH89-like → MHEQTGCFDPNTMGESIPFLKDNFPQTLPPSPIVVGNTTNSNNNSLEQNLRLSVEELSYNHHYPQHQEDHVSTYVSGVTATSIEIPHPQHLGLNMGNSYINNNNNMDNHLVQEVIDAYPYQLSTWDPATVQELQDIAYANHTEQQQQQQQNEQQFQQIETQNCSQSYNNPSSILDPPYPSPDLLNLLHMPRCSASSLLTNPSICLTNPTQNTPNFQNPMAFLGDLTIGSENTSASSVLYDPLFHLNLPPQPPALRELFQSLPRGYSLPTNSRNGSLFAGGDEMEGDGSQLDMGVLEFNRVTPSVGKGRGGKATKHFATEKQRREQLNGKYKILRNLIPSPTKIDRASVVGDAIDYIRELIRTVNELKLLVEKKRYAKERYKRPKTEDAAESCNIKPFGDPDGGIRTSWLQRKSKDSEVDVRIIDDDVTIKLFQRKKINCLLFVSKVLDELQLELHHVAGGHVGEYCSFLFNSKIMEGSSVYASAIANRVIDVLDSQYTAAVPHTNSY, encoded by the exons ATGCATGAGCAAACCGGTTGCTTTGATCCCAACACAATGGGAGAAAGTATACCCTTTCTAAAGGATAACTTTCCTCAAACTCTACCTCCATCACCTATAGTTGTAGGAAACACCACAAACAGCAACAATAATAGTCTTGAACAGAATCTCAGGCTTTCTGTGGAGGAGCTCTCCTATAACCATCACTACCCACAACACCAAGAAGATCATGTCTCCACCTATGTAAGTGGAGTAACTGCCACATCTATTGAAATCCCACATCCACAACATCTAGGTTTGAACATGGGAAACTCctacatcaacaacaacaacaacatggaTAACCATTTGGTGCAAGAGGTCATTGATGCCTATCCCTATCAGCTGTCCACTTGGGACCCTGCTACTGTTCAGGAATTACAAGACATAGCCTATGCTAATCACacagaacaacaacaacaacaacaacaaaatgaacaacaatttcAGCAAATTGAGACTCAAAACTGCAGccaaagttacaacaaccctTCTTCCATACTAGACCCTCCTTACCCTTCACCAGATCTCCTAAACCTTCTCCACATGCCAAGATGCTCAGCCTCATCTTTGCTCACCAATCCCTCCATTTGCCTCACAAACCCAACTCAGAACACACCAAACTTTCAGAATCCAATGGCCTTTCTTGGAGACCTTACAATAGGATCAGAAAACACAAGTGCATCCTCAGTTTTGTATGATCCTCTATTCCATCTGAACCTGCCTCCACAGCCTCCAGCACTCAGAGAGCTGTTTCAGTCTCTCCCCCGCGGCTATAGCTTGCCAACCAACTCAAGGAATGGCTCACTCTTTGCTGGAGGGGATGAGATGGAGGGTGATGGGAGCCAGCTTGACATGGGAGTGCTGGAATTCAACAGGGTCACACCTTCTGTAGGCAAAGGAAGGGGAGGCAAAGCTACCAAACACTTTGCAACTGAGAAACAAAGAAGAGAACAACTCAATGGAAAATACAAAATCTTGAGGAATCTCATCCCAAGCCCCACAAAG ATTGATAGAGCATCTGTGGTGGGGGATGCCATTGACTATATAAGAGAGCTGATTAGAACTGTCAATGAGCTCAAACTACTGGTGGAGAAGAAAAGATACGCTAAGGAGAGGTACAAGAGGCCAAAAACAGAAGATGCTGCTGAGAGCTGCAACATAAAGCCTTTTGGTGATCCAGATGGGGGCATAAGGACCTCATGGCTCCAGAGGAAATCCAAAGACAGCGAGGTTGATGTCCGGATCATCGACGATGATGTCACAATCAAACTCTTCCAGAGGAAGAAGATTAACTGCCTGCTGTTTGTCTCCAAGGTTCTGGATGAACTTCAGTTGGAGCTTCACCATGTTGCAGGTGGACATGTTGGTGAATATTGCAGTTTCTTGTTCAATAGCAAG ATAATGGAAGGTTCTTCAGTCTATGCAAGTGCCATAGCCAACAGGGTGATTGATGTTCTGGACAGTCAGTACACAGCAGCAGTTCCACATACAAACAGCTATTAG
- the LOC114412706 gene encoding uncharacterized protein LOC114412706, translating into MAKSLRSKREKRLRAIRREIVEPFYDKKEAAKLAAQEAALAAPKLEVPSKPNTAMEASTSTNNTNMDVEMADGSQSMASLKPVGGIGKKSKNKLKLAKKKRRGNGKIRRNRKI; encoded by the exons ATGGCGAAGTCATTGAGATCAAAGAGGGAGAAGAGGCTGAGGGCTATTCGGAGGGAGATTGTTGAACCTTTCTATGACAAGAAAGAAGCTGCTAAGCTCGCTGCCCAAGAGGCCGCCCTTGCCGCACCTAAGCTGGAGGTTCCTTCGAAACCAAATACTGCCATGGAAGCGTCCACTTCCACTAACAACACCAACATGG ATGTGGAGATGGCTGATGGCAGTCAAAGCATGGCTTCCTTAAAGCCTGTTGGTGGAATAGGGAagaaatccaaaaataaattgaaattggcTAAAAAGAAACGCCGTGGTAATGGAAAGATCAGGAGAAACCGTAAGATTTGA
- the LOC114411533 gene encoding peptidyl-prolyl cis-trans isomerase FKBP13, chloroplastic-like, which translates to MFDQYTCFQAHYVGRLENGKVFDSSYNRGKPLCFRVGVGEVIKGWDEGIIGGDGVPPMLAGGKRTRKIPPELGYGSREAGGRGGSCIIPPDSVLLFDVEFVSKA; encoded by the exons ATGTTTGACCAATATACTTGCTTCCAGGCGCATTATGTGGGGAGATTGGAGAATGGGAAAGTTTTCGATAGCAGCTACAATCGTGGCAAGCCACTATGCTTTCGCGTCGGTGTTGGAGAG gtCATTAAAGGTTGGGATGAAGGCATTATAGGAGGTGATGGAGTTCCTCCCATGCTTGCAG GAGGGAAACGTACAcggaagattcctccagaactTGGATATGGCTCAAGAGAGGCTGGTGGTAGAGGAG GTTCATGTATCATTCCTCCTGATTCGGTATTATTGTTTGACGTGGAGTTCGTTAGCAAAGCATGA